A genomic segment from Triticum dicoccoides isolate Atlit2015 ecotype Zavitan chromosome 1A, WEW_v2.0, whole genome shotgun sequence encodes:
- the LOC119318135 gene encoding uncharacterized protein LOC119318135: MLETLLMRGESAAVGAPRFDGKDFERWQARMKVRLRLFHPLVWSIVETGFSCVDEANPTALELRNIHYNAQAMNAIYCALSDDQLYRIWQYESANEVWDALQVMHEDTPIVHELKVKQLREKMRLFAWRKHESPHDMFGRLQTLVTKMKSLGCEEVTDSYVVRKMLRAMTPRSSIFVTIIREGPNFEELTPLDVLRSFVEYDMWQEESRIIRGYEPKVDAVMRRAPAHDEHCSGEVPCFDGTHYLSWQRRMKFHLLSIHPLLWRIVETGFSCVDEANPTALEKRNRQYNSVAIWALGNALSHDQFMRICYYESAKEIWNALRKFNKAVRESKLGYLRIDMDRFTLGKHESPSDMYARLNNLVNEMKGLGCKEMTDSYVVRRMLRAMAPTNANLVFLIREKPNFELLTPLDVLATFLLYDMEQKESKIMSGYALPRSGKKVNAALKAKQVQVEESSDDENDHDQGRGQIQQGMQEMSLLGKKYGALHGKKGYEARSNFSDKSKMRKSKRYCYQCGDPNHFIADCPKKEDRKVEKEKSKYKRKPFNDKGKPYKPEWQKGVEAQPHVSVGVESAVQRCRGAGLRRLRSPVNGEPENSTSALKRGLVPNLPRKPAAQLM, encoded by the exons ATGTTGGAGACGCTCCTGATGCGGGGGGAGTCCGCCGCGGTAGGAGCGCCTCGCTTCGACGGCAAAGACTTTGAAAGATGGCAGGCTCGGATGAAGGTCCGCTTGCGGCTCTTTCACCCTCTTGTGTGGAGCATCGTGGAAACCGGATTCTCTtgtgtggatgaagcaaacccaaCGGCTCTCGAGTTGAGGAACATCCACTACAACGCCCAAGCCATGAACGCCATATACTGTGCCCTGAGTGATGATCAGCTCTACCGGATCTGGCAGTACGAGAGTGCTAATGAGGTCTGGGACGCTCTCCAGGTTATGCATGAAGACACCCCAATCGTTCATGAGTTAAAGGTCAAACAGTTGAGGGAGAAGATGAGGTTGTTTGCATGGAGGAAGCACGAATCCCCCCATGACATGTTTGGGAGGCTCCAGACTTTGGTCACCAAGATGAAGAGCCTTGGATGCGAAGAGGTGACAGATTCTTATGTTGTCAGGAAGATGCTTCGTGCCATGACACCAAGGAGCTCAATCTTTGTGACCATCATCCGCGAGGGGCCTAACTTTGAAGAACTCACCCCTCTGGATGTGCTCCGTAGTTTCGTCGAGTATGACATGTGGCAAGAAGAGTCCAGAATCATCCGCGGGTACGAGCCAAAGGTGGACGCTGTCATGCGGAGGGCGCCCGCCCACGATGAACATTGCTCCGGAGAAGTCCCTTGCTTCGACGGCACACACTATCTATCATGGCAGCGTAGGATGAAATTCCATTTGCTTAGCATTCACCCTCTTCTGTGGAGAATTGTGGAGACTGGTTTCTCTTGTGTGGATGAAGCAAATCCAACGGCTCTTGAAAAGAGAAATCGACAGTACAATTCcgtagctatatgggccttaggtaATGCCTTAAGTCATGATCAATTCATGAGGATTTGCTACTATGAGAGTGCTAAGGAGATTTGGAATGCTCTCCGAAAATTTAATAAAGCAGTTCGTGAGTCAAAGCTCGGCTATTTGAGGATAGATATGGACAGGTTCACCTTAGGAAAACATGAGTCCCCCAGTGACATGTATGCAAGGCTTAACAATTTGGTCAATGAGATGAAGGGTCTTGGGTGCAAAGAGATGACTGATTCCTATGTTGTGAGGAGGATGCTTCGTGCCATGGCTCCAACGAACGCAAACTTGGTTTTCCTCATCCGCGAGAAGCCTAACTTTGAACTACTCACCCCTCTGGATGTGCTTGCAACATTCCTCCTCTACGACATGGAGCAGAAAGAATCCAAAATCATGAGTGGGTATGCTTTGCCACGCTCAGGCAAAAAGGTCAATGCTGCCTTGAAGGCCAAGCAAGTCCAGGTGGAGGAATCAAGCGATGATGAAAACGACCATGATCAAGGCCGAGGGCAAATTCAACAAGGAATGCAAGAAATGTCTCTCTTGGGGAAGAAATATGGAGCATTGCATGGAAAAAAAGGCTACGAAGCAAGAAGCAATTTCTCTGACAAGTCCAAAATGAGGAAATCAAAGAGGTATTGCTATCAATGTGGTGATCCCAATCATTTCATTGCTGATTGTCCTAAGAAGGAGGACAGGAAAGTAGAGAAGGAGAAGAGCAAATACAAGAGGAAACCATTCAACGACAAGGGCAAGCCATACAAGCCAGAGTGGCAGAAAG GTGTGGAGGCACAACCTCACGTCAGTGTGGGAGTGGAAAGTGCCGTTCAAAGATGCAGAGGCGCTGGACTTAGACGGCTTCGTAGCCCGGTTAATGGAGAACCTGAGAACTCCACTTCGGCGTTGAAGAGGGGGCTGGTGCCGAATCTGCCAAGGAAACCTGCCGCCCAGCTGATGTAG